A DNA window from Gammaproteobacteria bacterium contains the following coding sequences:
- a CDS encoding RidA family protein produces the protein MTRQIIATDDAPKAIGTYSQAVRMGDTVYLSGQIPLVPETMELVEGDMEAQIRRVFDNLTAVARAAGGSLADIVKLNIFLTDLTHFPLVNQVMAEYFREPYPARAAIGVAELPKGAGVEMDAILVLGD, from the coding sequence ATGACACGTCAGATCATTGCCACCGACGACGCCCCCAAGGCCATCGGTACCTATTCGCAGGCCGTGCGGATGGGCGACACGGTTTATCTCTCGGGGCAGATCCCGCTGGTGCCGGAGACCATGGAACTGGTGGAGGGCGATATGGAGGCGCAGATCCGGCGTGTGTTCGACAACCTCACGGCCGTTGCCCGGGCCGCCGGTGGCAGTCTGGCCGACATCGTCAAGCTCAATATCTTCCTGACCGACCTGACCCACTTCCCGCTGGTCAACCAGGTGATGGCGGAATATTTCCGCGAACCCTATCCCGCCCGCGCCGCCATCGGTGTGGCCGAGTTGCCCAAGGGGGCGGGTGTGGAGATGGATGCGATCCTGGTCCTGGGAGACTGA